The Chroicocephalus ridibundus chromosome 3, bChrRid1.1, whole genome shotgun sequence genome has a segment encoding these proteins:
- the LOC134512590 gene encoding protein PET117 homolog, mitochondrial, with product MSRSSRAVLALSALLSAATVAAVHLQQRRERERLHSGVLRDLERQNQKKENIRLLEEQIALTKQLMEERDKALMEKGSQQS from the exons ATGTCGCGGAGCTCCCGGGCGGTGCTGGCCCTCTCCGCGCTGCTCTCCGCCGCCACCGTGGCGGCCGTGCACCTCCAgcagcggcgggagcgggag AGGCTGCACAGCGGAGTTCTCAGAGATCTCGAGCGTCAAAATCAGAAAAAGGAGAATATTCGCCTACTAGAAGAGCAGATTGCTTTAACAAAGCAGCTTATGGAAGAAAGAGACAAGGCGCTAATGGAAAAAGGGTCCCAGCAGTCCTAG